The following are from one region of the Methanospirillum hungatei genome:
- the mtnA gene encoding S-methyl-5-thioribose-1-phosphate isomerase: MEPLRPILFHPHIPSIEYIEQTLLPDVYEVRTASTVQDLADAIKRLGIRGAPALGCAGACGVALSALLSRDDSLPEFLSGVRSDADLLRSTRPTAVNLFYGIDQVLSAIESSKSIEEAKSHAVDAAHEVIEADRRTCHAIGKTGLSIVPEGARILTHCNAGALACAEWGTALGVIRSAHESGRNISVYSCETRPLLQGARLTTWELLRDGIDVTLITDSMAAVLMRKGKIDLVVVGADRIVSDAVFNKIGTYMHAVCAKAHNIPFYIAAPLSTFDEESREDLVIVEERNPEEVRRVRNCITGPSTVPVWNPAFDATPADLITGIITEYGIFSLPRDLDTICQLKKGNKVVV, translated from the coding sequence ATGGAGCCACTTCGTCCCATTCTCTTCCACCCCCATATTCCATCAATAGAATATATTGAACAGACATTGCTTCCTGATGTATATGAAGTAAGAACGGCGAGTACTGTTCAGGATTTAGCTGATGCAATAAAGCGGCTCGGAATTCGGGGGGCTCCTGCCTTAGGATGTGCGGGGGCATGTGGGGTTGCCTTATCAGCTCTGCTTTCAAGGGATGATTCTCTTCCTGAATTTTTATCTGGTGTCAGGTCTGATGCAGATCTCCTTCGAAGTACTCGCCCTACTGCAGTAAATCTTTTTTATGGTATTGATCAGGTTCTTTCTGCAATAGAATCATCAAAATCCATAGAAGAAGCAAAAAGTCATGCGGTAGATGCAGCACATGAGGTTATTGAAGCGGACCGTCGGACTTGTCATGCAATAGGAAAAACAGGCCTTTCAATTGTTCCGGAAGGTGCCCGAATACTAACTCATTGTAATGCCGGAGCTCTTGCTTGTGCTGAATGGGGTACTGCTCTGGGAGTTATCCGGTCTGCCCATGAATCTGGAAGAAATATCTCTGTTTATTCTTGTGAGACTCGTCCACTTTTGCAGGGAGCACGATTAACTACATGGGAGTTGCTTCGTGACGGTATTGATGTGACCCTCATTACTGATTCCATGGCAGCAGTTCTTATGAGGAAAGGAAAGATCGATCTTGTTGTCGTTGGTGCTGACCGGATCGTATCTGATGCAGTTTTTAATAAAATTGGAACATACATGCATGCGGTCTGTGCAAAAGCACATAATATCCCTTTTTACATTGCTGCTCCCCTCTCTACATTCGATGAAGAGAGCCGGGAGGATTTGGTAATCGTAGAAGAGCGGAATCCGGAAGAAGTACGACGCGTTCGGAATTGTATTACCGGTCCATCAACTGTTCCGGTCTGGAATCCTGCATTTGATGCTACTCCGGCAGATCTTATTACAGGAATTATTACCGAATATGGAATATTTTCCCTTCCCCGTGATCTTGATACAATTTGTCAATTAAAGAAGGGAAATAAAGTCGTGGTCTAA